A window of Elgaria multicarinata webbii isolate HBS135686 ecotype San Diego chromosome 2, rElgMul1.1.pri, whole genome shotgun sequence contains these coding sequences:
- the CRACR2B gene encoding EF-hand calcium-binding domain-containing protein 4A — protein MERSGQVLSEMSLQEDKEEDGTASGVSSPPLCLNDVENMRVEMLEKARELFQLCDKEEKGFITKLDMQRLQSELPLTTEQLEAVFDSLEQDNNGYLTPVEFSMGLGKFIGIEQYQSYGSSRHEETFESGWSDDLDQADEEEKRFCSMLEQLEASQVFEEQSEVQELWVRLRKERPELLASFEEFLFRISSYVRDVHHEKESMELALKRREGDHDREIRCLYEEMEQQIKAEREQLLSQESARHDKSSLLQKELRNKEQEFEAMLYRQKKLEHQLQSQNTEQLEMRVQNERLRLLNENLLDQVERSKWDLEVARAHLQQLQKAAQLEQQQKDRDVFRVSKNMQKEKQSLLRQLELLREMNKKLRDERDAFEAKKLAPAERKRPLLKKGSVIGKYLVDEKPVKWQLVPGDFPHVLPEEISLEEPTKKNGKFLLTNTISLKQGREGNSSMEEFAAPRKTTERQKTAGNCGKPRSLKSNTKWREMTHGPTDSLLSLRGQPIGNENETSEPIGSSPDRVFKVVFLGNSGVGKSTFIHRFCYNRFLADISSTIGIDYQVKSLMVDNTQVVLQLWDTAGQERFRSITKQYFRRVDGILIMYDIMTESSFTAVRNWITCVQDGIEDGAVTFLLGNKMDIVDKENLKVPRTEGERLAKEYKAVFYECSARTGYNILEPMLHMARLLTAHEDKQREWALHLDEYSKRKGCCL, from the exons ATGGAAAGATCCGGGCAAGTCCTGTCTGAAATGTCCCTTCAGGAGGACAAGGAAGAGGATGGGACAGCCTCTGGtgtctcttctcctcctctctgcttGAACGATGTAGAAAACATGCGGGTGGAGATGTTGGAAAAGGCCAGGGAGCTCTTCCAGCTCTGTGACAAGGAGGAGAAGGGCTTTATAACCAAGCTTGACATGCAA CGGCTACAAAGTGAGCTACCCCTTACTACAGAACAGCTGGAAGCTGTTTTTGACAGCCTAGAACAAGACAATAATGGCTATCTCACCCCAGTTGAATTTAGTATGGGACTAg GGAAATTCATAGGAATTGAGCAGTACCAGAGCTATGGAAGCAGCCGGCATGAGGAGACCTTTGAGTCTGGCTGGTCAGATGACTTGGACCAGGCAGATGAGGAAGAGAAGCGGTTTTGCTCCATGCTGGAGCAGCTTGAGGCATCGCAGGTGTTTGAAGA GCAGAGTGAGGTTCAGGAGCTCTGGGTTCGACTGCGGAAAGAACGGCCAGAACTCCTGGCCAGTTTTGAAGAGTTCCTCTTCCGCATTTCCTCGTACGTCAGGGATGTACACCATGAGAAGGAATCCATGGAGCTAGCGTTGAAACG gagggagggagaccatgacCGAGAAATCAGGTGCCTTTATGAAGAAATGGAGCAACAAATTAAAGCAGAAAGGGAACAGCTGCTCAGCCAG GAGTCAGCGAGGCATGACAAGAGCAGCCTGCTCCAGAAAGAGCTGCGGAACAAAGAGCAAGAATTCGAGGCGATGCTCTACCGTCAGAAAAAG ctAGAACATCAATTACAGTCCCAGAACACGGAGCAGCTGGAGATGCGGGTCCAAAATGAGCGGCTACGGCTTCTGAATGAAAATCTCCTGGACCAGGTGGAGAGAAGCAAATGGGACTTGGAGGTAGCCCGAGCTCACCTGCAGCAACTGCAGAAAGCAGCCCagctggagcagcagcagaaggacaG GGATGTATTTCGAGTCTCTAAGAATatgcagaaagaaaaacaaagcctCCTACGACAGTTGGAACTGCTCAG GGAGATGAACAAGAAGCTGCGAGATGAGAGAGACGCCTTTGAAGCCAAGAAGCTG GCACCTGCTGAGAGAAAAAGGCCCCTGTTGAAGAAGGGGTCAGTGATAGGCAAATACCTAGTGGACGAGAAGCCAGTCAAATG GCAGCTTGTTCCTGGAGATTTTCCTCAcgtcctgccagaagagatttctTTGGAAGAGCCGACCAAGAAAAATGGGAAATTCCTCCTGACCAACACAATTAGTTTGAAGCAGGGAAGAGAAGGTAATTCATCCATGGAGGAATTTGCAGCCCCTAGGAAAACAACAGAGAGGCAAAAAACAGCAGGAAACTGTGGGAAGCCAAGGTCTCTGAAGAGCAATACAAAGTGGAGGGAAATGACGCATGGTCCCACTGATTCTCTTTTGTCCCTGAGAGGGCAACCCATTGGCAATGAAAATGAG ACATCTGAACCAATTGGCTCTTCTCCTGACCGCGTCTTCAAAGTAGTGTTTCTTGGCAACTCTGGAGTAGGCAAGAGCACCTTCATCCATCGCTTCTGCTACAATAGATTCCTGGCTGACATCAGCTCAACCATTG GCATCGATTACCAAGTGAAGAGTTTGATGGTTGACAACACACAGGTGGTTTTACAGCTATGGGACACAGCAGGGCAGGAAAG GTTCCGGAGTATCACCAAGCAGTACTTCCGAAGAGTAGATGGCATCCTGATCATGTACGACATCATGACAGAGAGCTCCTTCACGGCAGTCCGAAACTGGATAACTTGTGTCCAG GATGGTATTGAGGATGGTGCAGTAACCTTTCTGCTTGGAAACAAAATGGATATAGTAGACAAAGAGAATCTAAAAGTGCCCAGAACTGAGGGAGAAAGGCTGGCAAAG GAATATAAGGCTGTCTTCTATGAGTGCAGTGCAAGGACTGGCTATAACATTTTGGAACCCATGCTGCATATGGCCAG ACTGCTGACAGCCCATGAGGATAAGCAGAGAGAGTGGGCATTGCACTTGGACGAATACAGCAAGAGAAAAGGATGCTGCTTGTAA